In one window of Helianthus annuus cultivar XRQ/B chromosome 17, HanXRQr2.0-SUNRISE, whole genome shotgun sequence DNA:
- the LOC110922895 gene encoding uncharacterized protein LOC110922895 isoform X3 gives MEGGMLKCRDTPMDYDDNEFSIHNVDLTEEGSSTVSPVLRPYDFDDGGHLSFDSLVENEVFLGITGQEDNQWIEEYSRGTSSSVVESRRDNVWSEAASSESVEMLLKSVGQGTLVTVSSDEPTNMDRNLKQDDESNHAQEAMVTDKEDEGALATEEPDVIDEPCSVSINPDPNLKQEDENNHTQEAIVTNEEDGALVTEQLDVGDDMDPNLKQDDGNGHAHEARVMSKEVGALVNEEIDASDDPCDLDTDVDRDLKQDDGNNHAHEAMILNKPQDQEEAKVSGGELDSDVIGNKCDLSEEKDDGICDDVNHEARDTVVELSENNLQEHSTSKIECGNLDASNECNLKKCSSSNECDCSTENMDDSIGSQTAHENCTNSDLLMTEACAEVSRDSKCAVTAFSAEPELNNDLMHEDSPAVAVKDDDKTKSENPAYVKSNVVSDLQSRYVEESEKPDSVCDPSELFCEGSSVNDVGIDMTNTWSSPKVITENTDLVASPKVHSENSNKDHNPAAKLSGSVAQQVNDEIQSSEQDGGMCIDRNLTFHEEGNASLPLDIDIAALDSQQNVESVLSPEGCKTQGSEADITILAEPVAAVKSDMVSSSDTKDRVHLHSKNVASSVHHYNEEKKEERFVGDGTCEYESLKAVGSMVDCASLSSVETGASPDRAGDGVLETSVENMNANMNDLAEETVDPVPCDSSAKVCDKVEAGGGMQESISGHHVNISIEQHTSTDVGLTSEYDDSHTRHEKDGSVSMDKIESVSPLIITNDDELSQSTRVEPSEGAISENTSLPEVTEDMVLTAECNDSSVYVDKLQSVSSVLKATGEGAINENTPLPEATEDVAVALTSECNDSQMRHDEDSSVSMDKLQSVSPLSDTNNTELSENTRVTSSEGAIDENTTLPEATKDVVLTSECDDGHMRHEEDGSVSEDKLQSVSLLLNANDTELSRSTGKTHNVGGINKNTSLPKAAEDVALTSECNYGHIDKLQSVSPLLNTNNTELSPNTSVKSSDSAVNENTPLPDAADNVLTTECDDSHMRNEEDSSVSPLLYTNNTEPSQSARVEPNDVAINENNSLPVPDVVLTSEGDDSHKEDSSVSMDKLQSVSPLLNTNNTEPSQSTRVNSGDGAIIENTALPEAEDVVRISECDDNHVRHEEGKLQSVSPLLDTNNTELSQSTRVGPSEGAINETASLPEATEDVQGKEQSISSNSDMKTDNSFTFEVSGTAGLTETCKGLQLFPASQSSNLSTTTEVPCIDSNKPIEDPAVTLQTPGSGTVITGGKERKTRRKSVGKESATKSKETTTIRQGRVKKSSPLTVTTPQSPPAAAAGHAIQFQELGSKEKSSPLPDLNNATCIFHQPFTDNQQVQLRAQILVYGSLISGMPPEEPHMIAAFGQSDAERKTWKDAWHACLNRDNGQKSHANTPRSDLKDLGLRTPDLGIKHSSPPAVSPLIPVPSPLWNMSTPSSVGFLSRSAAFQQPFAPIHPPTYHTPPNPLWLSQSPFFGQWGVASSPASTAARFSGLPITEAVKLTPVKFSGCGPHTYSVPVVHSALFSSQSTDGKNASGESKSRKRKKVTADVSTVMTPSAHPRIPFLVENQTDSVTTPVVTSIFSTSVTVSTPPASKSNRKVEEANVQEADVNATKTRQPSSTSRSTKRTKVTTSASVNQTPVSTQASEISLLAQNQTISVPAPALCTPFPTSVAMSTPGYRNAENALAVEETLSEVKKSKLQAENAALLAAAEVSNCQDVWSGLDRENNSGVVSDAEAKLMSSISAATTVAKMASAAAKIASNVAEQAKLMADEVFQSGKSETFSHVSHPSVVNKATPASILKSVDKSHETTDSYPNSIISAAREAARRRIEAASAASKHAENLDAIVKAAELAAEAVSQVGKIVAMSDSSALRKLAEAGPEGFWKISPLAYEQHQGGKNNIPDVFNEEDTKAVGVSTATNTRSPHTYAGHRIPQHISGIWEEHNIKEGCLVEVYKENGKCKGAWLAANVLSLKDEKALVCYTNIQSSDEGSDNVKEWVAFEVEGIEEVPRIRIAHPMTTMRFEGSRKRRRTAVTDYAWSKGDRVDVWMHDCWREGIVVEPNKIDVTFLTVQFPAQGETSIVRSWHVRPTLIWKDRKWIEWNGGRASQGEAPKEKRMKLGSPDVNDTRKDKLPMIAEVGMHEEKGSLLPILSAKESCFNVGKGTDKPSGNLRTIQKDKARVVFGVPKPGKKQKFMAVSTQYVDGRSEKSNKNNTTNGSLKFSKPPGARGSKNDAMENQAIETKSRLLKSRKPPVPSFRTTTSRDSELSDADSVENASSRQNQTQVGSSSNKRRDPAKGPLPKKAFTFTSKPKSEQFNRGKLQVAPKVEVKNTSISQVNEPRRSNRKIQPTSRLLEGLQSSLTISKIPSVSHAVRRNVTTKGSTSHGTS, from the exons ATGGAGGGAGGTA TGTTGAAATGCAGGGATACACCAATGGACTATGATGACAATGAATTCAGTATCCATAATGTCGATTTAACAGAAGAAGGGAGCTCCACAGTCTCTCCTGTTTTGCGTCCGTATGACTTTGATGACGGGGGACATTTAAGCTTCGATAGTTTGGTTGAGAACGAGGTTTTTCTTGGTATCACAGGTCAGGAAGACAATCAGTGGATCGAGGAGTACTCACGTGGTACTAGTTCAAGTGTGGTGGAATCTAGACGTGACAATGTATGGTCTGAAGCCGCTTCTTCAGAATCCGTTGAAATGCTTTTAAAATCAGTTGGTCAAGGGACCTTGGTGACCGTATCAAGTGATGAACCTACAAATATGGATCGTAATTTGAAGCAAGACGATGAAAGTAATCATGCCCAAGAAGCTATGGTAACTGACAAGGAAGACGAGGGGGCCTTGGCGACTGAAGAACCGGACGTTATTGATGAACCTTGTAGTGTATCTATAAATCCGGACCCTAATTTGAAGCAAGAGGATGAAAATAATCATACCCAAGAAGCAATAGTAACAAACGAGGAAGATGGGGCCTTGGTAACTGAACAATTGGATGTCGGTGATGACATGGATCCTAATTTGAAGCAAGATGATGGAAACGGTCATGCCCACGAAGCAAGGGTGATGAGCAAAGAAGTGGGGGCCTTGGTGAATGAAGAAATAGATGCAAGTGACGATCCTTGTGATTTAGATACAGATGTGGATCGTGATTTGAAGCAAGATGATGGAAACAATCATGCTCATGAAGCGATGATATTAAATAAGCCTCAGGATCAAGAGGAGGCTAAAGTTTCTGGTGGAGAGTTAGATTCAGATGTTATAGGTAACAAATGTGATTTATCTGAGGAAAAAGATGATGGTATATGTGATGATGTAAATCATGAGGCTAGAGATACAGTAGTTGAATTATCTGAAAACAATCTGCAAGAACATTCTACTTCCAAAATAGAATGTGGGAATCTGGATGCAAGTAACGAATGCAATTTGAAAAAGTGTTCCTCTAGCAATGAGTGTGATTGTAGTACCGAGAACATGGATGATTCAATAGGCAGTCAAACTGCACATGAAAACTGTACAAACAGTGATTTGCTGATGACCGAAGCTTGTGCTGAAGTTTCTCGCGATAGCAAGTGTGCAGTCACTGCTTTTTCTGCAGAACCTGAACTTAATAATGATCTTATGCATGAGGACTCACCTGCAGTTGCTGTTAAGGACGATGACAAGACTAAATCAGAGAATCCTGCTTATGTAAAGTCGAATGTGGTGTCGGATTTACAGAGTCGGTATGTTGAGGAATCTGAAAAACCAGACAGTGTATGTGACCCATCTGAGTTGTTTTGTGAAGGAAGCAGCGTTAATGACGTGGGTATTGATATGACAAACACGTGGTCATCACCTAAAGTGATTACTGAAAACACGGATCTTGTAGCAAGTCCAAAAGTTCACAGTGAGAATTCAAACAAGGACCACAACCCGGCTGCTAAGCTTTCTGGTTCAGTAGCACAGCAGGTAAATGATGAGATACAGTCATCTGAGCAAGATGGTGGTATGTGTATCGATCGTAATTTAACTTTCCATGAAGAAGGAAATGCAAGTTTGCCTCTTGATATTGACATTGCTGCACTTGATAGCCAACAAAATGTTGAATCAGTCTTGTCTCCCGAAGGCTGTAAGACTCAAGGATCTGAAGCTGATATCACCATTTTGGCTGAACCag TTGCCGCTGTGAAATCTGATATGGTGTCATCTTCTGACACTAAAGATAGAGTTCACTTACATTCTAAAAATGTTGCGAGTTCAGTTCACCATTATAATGAGGAGAAAAAGGAAGAAAGATTTGTCGGTGACGGAACCTGTGAATATGAGTCTCTCAAAGCTGTAGGTAGTATGGTAGATTGTGCTTCATTATCCTCGGTTGAAACAGGTGCATCCCCTGACCGTGCCGGGGACGGTGTACTAGAAACATCTGTTGAAAACATGAATGCAAACATGAATGATCTAGCAGAAGAGACTGTAGATCCCGTCCCTTGTGATTCATCAGCAAAAGTGTGTGATAAAGTTGAGGCAGGCGGTGGTATGCAGGAATCTATCTCAGGGCATCATG TTAATATTTCAATTGAGCAGCATACTTCTACTGATGTGGGGCTTACCTCGGAATACGATGATAGTCATACGAGGCATGAGAAAGACGGCTCTGTCTCTATGGATAAAATTGAATCTGTTTCCCCTCTTATAATCACAAACGATGATGAACTTTCTCAGAGTACAAGAGTAGAGCCCAGTGAAGGTGCCATTAGTGAGAATACCTCACTTCCAGAGGTAACAGAAGATATGGTTCTTACCGCAGAATGCAATGATAGTTCTGTCTATGTAGATAAACTTCAATCTGTTTCTTCTGTTTTAAAGGCAACCGGTGAGGGTGCCATAAATGAGAATACCCCACTTCCGGAGGCAACAGAAGACGTGGCAGTGGCTCTTACCTCAGAATGCAATGATAGTCAAATGAGGCATGATGAAGATAGTTCTGTTTCTATGGATAAACTTCAATCTGTTTCTCCTCTATCAGACACGAACAATACTGAACTTTCTGAGAATACAAGAGTAACGTCCAGTGAGGGTGCCATTGATGAGAATACCACACTTCCAGAGGCAACAAAAGACGTGGTGCTTACCTCAGAATGTGATGATGGTCATATGAGGCATGAGGAAGATGGTTCTGTCTCTGAGGATAAACTTCAATCTGTATCTCTTCTTTTAAACGCAAACGATACTGAACTTTCTCGGAGTACAGGAAAAACACACAACGTGGGTGGCATTAACAAGAATACCTCACTTCCAAAGGCCGCAGAAGATGTGGCGCTTACCTCAGAATGCAATTATGGTCATATTGATAAACTCCAATCTGTTTCTCCTCTTTTAAACACAAACAATACTGAACTATCTCCAAATACAAGCGTTAAATCCAGTGATAGTGCTGTTAATGAGAATACCCCACTTCCAGATGCAGCAGACAATGTGCTTACCACAGAATGTGATGATAGTCATATGAGGAACGAGGAAGATAGTTCTGTTTCTCCTCTTTTATATACAAACAATACTGAACCATCTCAAAGTGCAAGAGTTGAACCCAATGATGTTGCCATTAATGAGAATAACTCACTTCCAGTTCCAGATGTGGTGCTTACCTCAGAGGGCGATGATAGTCACAAGGAAGATAGTTCTGTCTCTATGGATAAACTTCAATCTGTTTCTCCTCTTTTGAATACAAACAATACTGAACCTTCTCAGAGTACACGAGTAAACTCCGGTGATGGTGCCATTATCGAGAATACTGCGCTTCCAGAGGCAGAAGATGTGGTGCGTATATCAGAATGCGATGATAATCATGTGAGGCATGAGGAAGGAAAACTTCAATCTGTTTCTCCTCTTTTAGATACAAACAACACTGAGCTTTCTCAGAGTACAAGGGTGGGGCCCAGTGAGGGTGCGATTAACGAGACTGCCTCGCTTCCGGAGGCAACAGAAGATGTGCAGGGAAAAGAACAATCAATTTCTTCAAACAGTGATATGAAAACAGATAATAGTTTTACTTTTGAGGTCAGTGGAACTGCTGGACTTACAGAAACATGCAAGGGTCTGCAGTTATTTCCTGCTTCTCAATCTTCTAATTTGTCAACG ACGACAGAAGTGCCTTGTATTGATTCTAACAAACCAATCGAAGATCCTGCTGTTACTCTTCAAACACCTGGAAGCGGGACCGTTATTACAGGAGGTAAAGAGCGTAAAACAAGGCGAAAGTCAGTCGGCAAAGAAAGTGCGACGAAAAGTAAGGAAACAACTACTATACGACAGGGAAGAGTAAAGAAATCATCTCCTCTGACGGTAACCACCCCACAATCACCACCAGCAGCGGCAGCTGGTCATGCTATTCAGTTTCAAGAGTTGGGGTCCAAAGAGAAATCATCTCCTCTGCCTGATTTGAATAATGCAACCTGTATATTTCACCAGCCTTTTACTGATAATCAACAAGTTCAACTGCGAGCACAAATACTGGTATATGGATCACTGAT ATCAGGGATGCCGCCTGAAGAGCCCCACATGATTGCTGCATTTGGACAGTCTG ATGCTGAAAGAAAGACATGGAAGGATGCTTGGCACGCTTGTCTGAATAGAGATAACGGTCAGAAATCCCATGCCAACACCCCACGATCAG ACTTGAAGGATCTTGGCCTTAGAACTCCGGATCTAGGAATCAAACATAGTAGTCCGCCAGCTGTCAGTCCATTGATTCCTGTTCCGTCGCCTCTTTGGAACATGTCTACCCCATCTTCTGTTGGTTTCCTGTCAAGAAGTGCCGCTTTTCAACAACCGTTTGCTCCTATACATCCTCCTACTTATCACACTCCACCCAACCCTCTGTGGCTATCTCAGAGTCCTTTTTTTGGACAATGGGGCGTTGCTTCTTCACCAGCTTCTACTGCCGCTCGTTTTTCCGGATTACCCATAACCGAGGCAGTAAAGTTGACACCTGTCAAGTTTTCTGGTTGTGGCCCACATACGTATTCTGTTCCTGTTGTTCATAGTGCTTTGTTTTCTTCCCAATCTACCGATGGGAAAAACGCTTCCGGTGAATCAAAAAGCAGAAAGAGGAAGAAGGTTACTGCTGATGTTAGTACTGTGATGACTCCTAGTGCTCATCCTCGTATTCCGTTTCTGGTTGAAAACCAGACAGATTCAGTTACCACTCCTGTTGTTACTAGTATTTTTTCTACTTCGGTTACTGTATCAACACCACCTGCTTCTAAAAGCAACAGAAAAGTTGAAGAGGCTAATGTGCAAGAAGCAGATGTGAATGCAACCAAAACACGACAGCCTTCTAGTACCTCAAGAAGTACAAAAAGAACAAAGGTTACCACCAGTGCGTCCGTCAACCAGACCCCTGTTTCAACACAAGCTTCGGAGATTTCTTTACTCGCTCAAAATCAGACGATTTCAGTACCTGCTCCTGCTTTATGTACTCCGTTTCCTACATCAGTTGCCATGTCAACACCTGGGTATCGAAACGCGGAGAATGCTCTAGCTGTAGAAGAGACGTTGAGCGAAGTCAAGAAGTCAAAGCTACAAGCGGAGAATGCTGCTCTGCTTGCCGCTGCTGAAGTCAGTAACTGCCAGGATGTATGGAGCGGACTCGATAGAGAAAACAATTCTGGTGTTGTTTCAGATGCTGAAGCTAAGTTAATGTCTTCAATATCCGCTGCTACTACTGTTGCTAAGATGGCATCAGCGGCTGCTAAAATCGCATCGAATGTTGCCGAACAAGCTAAGTTAATGGCGGATGAAGTATTCCAATCCGGCAAAAGTGAAACTTTTAGTCATGTTTCACATCCGAGTGTCGTCAACAAAGCTACACCTGCTTCTATTTTGAAGAGTGTGGACAAAAGTCACGAAACAACCGACAGCTATCCCAATTCAATTATTTCTGCTGCCAGAGAAGCTGCTCGGCGCAGAATCGAAGCTGCTTCAGCTGCTTCGAAGCATGCGGAAAATCTTGATGCTATTGTGAAGGCTGCTGAATTAGCAGCAGAAGCTGTATCACAAGTGGGAAAAATCGTTGCGATGAGTGATTCATCAGCTTTGAGAAAGTTGGCAGAAGCgggtcctgaaggtttctggaaGATATCACCGTTAGCATATGAGCAGCACCAGGGTGGTAAAAACAACATTCCTGATGTGTTCAATGAAGAGGATACTAAAGCTGTTGGTGTTTCTACAGCAACAAATACACGATCACCTCATACCTATGCTGGACACCGCATTCCGCAACATATTTCAGGAATTTGGGAAGAGCATAACATTAAGGAGGGTTGCCTCGTTGAG GTATACAAGGAAAATGGTAAGTGTAAAGGTGCCTGGTTAGCAGCTAATGTATTAAGTTTGAAGGATGAAAAGGCGTTGGTCTGTTACACTAATATCCAATCTTCAGATGAAG GGTCAGATAACGTAAAGGAATGGGTGGCGTTTGAAGTAGAAGGCATCGAGGAGGTACCTAGGATACGGATTGCTCATCCTATGACTACCATGCGGTTCGAGGGGTCAAGAAAGAGACGCAGAACAGCTGTCACGGATTACGCTTGGTCAAAGGGAGACAGAGTTGATGTTTGGATGCACGATTG TTGGCGCGAGGGAATTGTTGTGGAGCCAAACAAGATCGATGTAACTTTCCTAACTGTTCAATTTCCAG CGCAAGGAGAGACGTCAATTGTTCGATCATGGCATGTCCGGCCAACTCTTATCTGGAAGGATAGAAAGTGGATTGAATGGAACGGAGGCCGTGCTTCTCAG GGCGAGGCACCAAAGGAAAAACGAATGAAACTCGGTAGTCCTGATGTCAACGATACAAGAAAGGACAAATTGCCAATGATTGCAGAGGTGGGAATGCATGAAGAAAAAGGATCACTATTACCGATATTATCTGCGAAAGAAAGTTGTTTCAATGTCGGTAAAGGCACCGACAAACCTAGCGGCAATCTTAGAACAATCCAGAAGGATAAGGCAAGAGTCGTTTTTGGTGTCCCTAAACCTGGAAAGAAACAGAAATTTATGGCGGTCAGCACACAATACGTTGATGGCAGAAGCGAGAAAAGCAACAAAAACAATACGACAAATGGCTCATTAAAGTTTTCAAAGCCACCTGGTGCCCGTGGATCGAAAAATGATGCCATGGAAAATCAAGCGATTGAAACCAAATCCAGACTCCTCAAGTCTAGAAAACCACCAGTTCCTAGTTTCAGAACCACAACTAGTCGTGATTCTGAACTGTCAGATGCAGATTCTGTTGAAAATGCATCAAGTCGGCAAAACCAGACGCAAGTTGGGTCATCTTCTAACAAGAGGAGAGATCCAGCAAAAGGCCCCCTTCCAAAGAAAGCTTTTACTTTCACATCAAAGCCTAAATCTGAGCAATTTAACAGGGGAAAACTACAAGTAGCACCCAAAGTAGAGGTGAAGAACACGTCAATATCTCAAGTTAACGAGCCTCGTAGATCAAACCGTAAAATCCAGCCAACGTCAAGG CTATTGGAAGGGTTACAAAGCTCACTTACCATCTCAAAGATACCTTCTGTTTCGCATGCAGTTCGAAGAAACGTTACAACGAAAG GGAGCACCAGTCATGGCACTTCTTAA